GATGATCGGACCTTCAAGGTTAATCTCACCGGCGATTCTCTTCTTAAGCTCCGCGACAGCGTCGGCGAGAAGCTTAAGGAGTTCATGGGCGATTACACCGACGACACTCTTGTGGTACTCTCTTCGATTTCATCTTCTTGTTTCGATTTTCATCCCATTTAACCCAGGCAATACAGATTGTAGATATGTTTTCGATTTTTACTAGCTGCGTTTAGTTACTTGCTTACTTCAGTTATGATATGCTCTTTGGGATTCTTCACATAATTTATGCCCTTTATTTTTAAAATGTCATCTCCATAGTACGAGAATGGTGACTATGTTTATATTGCTTGGACCTTCAAGAGCATTCTTATGTGTTGCTGATGTCTCTGGTGGACTATAGGCGGTTAATTAGGGCATGATAGTGGGTGTGTGAGAGTTGTAGAGGGGTTTCGCTTTTATATGTACCTCCTGACTATTTGCACATACCATAACTACTGCAAGATACTTAAACATGAACATGAAGGTTGGAACTGCGCCCTGGACACACATTTGTTCTCATGTTGAGTAGTTCTGTAATCTTATTCATGCGGTATCTTTTGCTGCCTTAATTATTGTGTAAAAATATTGCAAGCTATTTATGTGGTGCAATTCAACTCTTAATGTATAAAGTGTAAACCCTCTTACTCTGAAGCTGCATTTTGTATAAACCCATTGCTTCCTGTTCCTTTTGTTCTTTCGATACATTTCCTTACTCATGTTACTGCACTCTTAGTCTTCTTTTGTTCTTTCTAGTTTAATTTCCCATCTTTCATTGCAGGAGTATGTCATAGTCCTTTTGAAGAATGGCAGATGTAAAGAAGAAGCGAAGAATGAGCTGAATGTCTTTTTAGGGGATGACAGTGATTCTTTTGTTTCTTGGTAATTCCTTGTCTTCTTTATTGAGCAAAGTTATGTCCATGGAATGGAGGTTTACAAACCTCTCTCTGTTAACATGCTCTAGACTACTCTTGACTTTTGTGAAATTTCTACCAACAGGTTATGGGATCATCTGGCTTCAAATACCGATTTGCATATACAACCTCAGGATTCTTATATGGAAGATGCAAATAAAAGGAAATCCGCATCAGGGGATGAAACTGGAATAAATGATTCTCATCGTTTGAGTTCTGCGCCAGACAAAGTTAAGTCTAACAAGTCATCTAGAAGCCGGCACAACAGAGAATGGAGAGGACTAGCCAGGGATGCAGCGGAACCCCCTCCTTTTCTAAGCTCTGAGCTTGGAAATGTTCAAGTTGAGACAAAAGTTCATAGCAAGGTTAGTCGTGCTAAATCTCCTTCGCTGCAGCCTGCAGCTCAGAGGAAAAGAGTTCGGCCTGATGAGCGGCAGCATTCAAAGGTTTGAATCTGTAAATTTCTCTTTTATGCATGGGGTAATTGTGAGTAAACTTTATTAATCTGATGTGTGGAGCTTGCATCTGTTTTCGCTTAGGTGATATATAATTCATGTTATCTTTATGAGTTATTCAGTATGGTCTGTGGTGTACAGTGAATAACTTGGTTATTAAATTTAGTCATGATTAGCTTATACAGATTTTGTAATTGAACTGTGTATGCGAGTGTCAGTGTGTGTCTATATATATATATTTTAAATTTTTTCTATATATTTTAATTAGGAGTATTCATTTTGATATGAATCACATCTGTGAGTTTAGGATATTAGAAGTATGCTCTAATCAGCGCTCCATTCATCATGTTTTCAACGAAAGCTCATACAGTGTATTTTCACCCTTCTCACATGTTAAATCCTGCATTATCTTCAATTGTCACTGACCTTTATTGGGTACGAGGTTTTATATGTTAACAAGTTGATACTCTGCATTGATTTGCATACTTTTTGTTCAAGAGGGCATTATTAGGTTGGTCCCTCTGTTTTCAATTCTGCCAATTGGTCCTCTTGTGTATCACGTTTACCATTGTGGTCATTTTTGTAAATGTGGTGTTGAATCGTGCATCTGAGGAATTGGATAGAGATGTAAAACATGTGAATGAATTCGGCTAGTGGTAAAAGCATAGGTGACAGATTAGCTAAGGGGTTAAAACGCAGGGAACATTACTTGCACAATTTATCACCATAAGAATTTTGTGGACTAAATTGACTTGATATAAAACACAACCTTTTGGTGTATCACGGAGACCCAAAAGGTAGTTAATTTTCATTTGGTTTGAGTCTATGCTTCCTCTCCCTACCTGCTCTATTAGAGAGATTTAGCCATAATTAAGGTTTCACCTTGTTTAAACTTTGAATTAATGCACTTCAATTATTATCCAACTTTATTCAATTTTCAATTTTTGACAGAGGGAGGTAGCTTCTCAAGTGAATATCGATGCCCCTCGTCGGCTACTCCAATTTGCTGTTCGTGATGCTCTGACGACTTCCAGGCAATCCAATTCAACAACAGAGCCCACCTTAAAGCGTCTCCGTTCTGTGGTTTCTACATCCACTGGTGACTCATCATTGGTTGATCCTCCTCGGCGACTTCAGTCTGTTGCGAGAGTGCCAAATTCCATGGCAACAGTAATGAGAGCTGTTGCAGAGGCTGCTGAAGATGTAACAAGAGTTAAATCTTCAGGAAGTGTGTTTGACCGACTTGGTCGTGGTATGGATGTCTCTGAGACCAGTGGGCCACTTGCATCGTTTAGAGAAGCTGCTACCGAGGATGTTGATTATGAAGAAATTCATGAACGCACCCGATCAACATATCTGCAAAGAAGTCAATACATTGGGCAGTATGCTGGGAACTCTATGTTAGACAGTGAAACTGGCTTGCCTTCTGATTCTGTTTCAGACAATGAAGGCTTTGATGATGTCAATGTTAAGGGTCATAGAGTCGCTGATGTTTCTCAAACTAGGACATCTGTTGGAAACAAAGGTGACAGTTCACTGATGGTGCAGTACAGTGTAGCTAAGAACGGTGATGATCTAAGGCGGATATCAACTAACAAAGATCAGGGTCAACCTACTGCTCCTGCAAATAATTCTCATAAAATCGTGAACATATCCGTGAATGTCAATGCTTGGAAACCACCCCATTATCAGGAGCCAAGAGAGGTAGCTGAGCTGGACGATTGGAAATCTGTACAGGATATTGATGCCGGCGCTCCAAATTCTGATTTGCGTTTAATGAAGGAGAACAGCAACCCTGTGCCAGTTATTAATGGAAATGTAAGATGCCTGGACCTACATCTACACAGCTTCTGTTGCTTAATATTTTTTGTACTTGATTACTGACTGGTGTTGAATATGTGGGATTGATGGACAGGCAAATCCTGCAGCAGATTCTCAGAAGGCGCTTTCATCTTCTACTGGTGGGTATTTCAATCTAGTAATTATAGTCAACTGTCCTTTTGTATCTCTTCAAATCATTCAATGAGATGATGCTAGCATCCTCTTTTACTCCATCTTTCCTTATTAGGGCTCCTATTATTTACAAGCCGTCAGACAATTGCTTACCATCTTGATATCAGCAGCATGGATTGATTTTGCTGATGTTATTTTTTTTTTTCCCAACAGATCGTGCAGGTCTATATGCTGCTGGTCGTCCTTTGGAGGATGCAGATTCCCGAACTATCTTTGTTAGTAATGTAAGAGCTCACCTCCTTGTTCTTCTAGTTTTTGGAGTTTGTGTTGGTTTCTCCAATTTTGAGTGTTAAATGTGTGTTTTTGTATATACAGGTCCACTTTGCTGCCACGATAGATAGTCTTTCTAGACATTTTAACAAGTTTGGTGAAGTGCTAAAGGTGGTGATACTTACTGATGCAGCAACTGGACAACCTAGAGGGTAAGATGTTGGTCTGATAATTGTACTTGACTTCCCAGCTACAAGGTTTAATTGTACTTGACTTCCCAGCTACAAGGTTTAACCTTTGATTTTATTAGGTGATTACATATTACTTCTTATTTCTGAATAACGTTTGTTGAGCAGATCGGCTTATGTTGAGTTCATGCGAAAGGAGGCAGCAGACAACGCGTTATCTTTGGATGGCACTTCCTTTATGTCACGGATCCTTAAGGTAGTCACATTGTAATTGCATCTTTTCATAGTTAGTTAGAGAGTGATGGCTTGGCAGAAGTCTTAACATATGCATCCTGAAATCAAACCTTAGCAGCATGGATATTCGTTGCATTTTGACACCCCACCCCATCCATCAAATATTGGACCATATTGTGGAATCCGTACTTTATTATCTATTTCTGTCTTGATAGTTATTTGGCAAGTCAACCTTTATATATGTATTCATTATTGTAGGTTGTTAAGAGGAGTGCAGCTCACCAAGAAGCAGCAGCTCCTGCCGTGACATGGCCCCGCGGAACCCGTGGTTCTCCATTTTCCACTGCCAGGTTTTCTAGGGCACCATTCCCAAGAGGCATGACTGGTGGATATAGGCCTCGTGCCTTAATCAAACCAGGTGCCAGGAGTATGCAGTGGAAGCGGGATTCTCAAACCACTCCTGGTGAAAGTGGCACTCCAGTCTCTGGCATGGCTGTTCCCTCACCCACAGGTCGTAGTCTCACCTATGTTCGAACAGAAGCTAAGCCAGCAGGCAACTAATTCAAAGATCTTAAGAATGTCAGACTTGAAGTTGCGCGATGAATGCTTAATGTTAGTTGGAATCCAGCAAAATGGAGTACATGATTTTTGTATATGGTCGAGAACATTGGTACAAGGAAGGTCCAGAGTGGTGAAGGGAAAGGTTTCACTAATTGCAATTTTTTTCCGGTTTATTTTTTGATATGGGGAGTAAAGCAGGTTTAATTCTTCTGCCTGGCATGGGAGAAATGAGGGAAATTATTTTGGGCGGAGCGGTCAAGTCCTTGGATGTTTCTTCCGGAGATACTGTTTTAGGACAAATTTGTATAGAGCGGGCGGACAGTAGATGATTTCTTTTCGATGGATATGGACAATAATATCTTTTAATTTGTTTTGTAATTTTTGTACTCGTTGAAAAAAAAAAAGAATAAAAAGGGGAAAAAGTAAAGATAAGGTTGCCTCTATGTGCTTCAGCAGACTATTTGATTTACAGATTTAGAGATGTCAGGTGATAGTCTAGCAGTACACTTATTTTCCAGGTCTGCTGTTACTTGTGAGCTTATAAAACATTTTTTGATGAAACATTTGAGTAAAATCATTTTGGTGTTTCTCTTTTCTGGTCACTACAAAAGGAGAACCAAAAACTACCCAAATCTAGTGACGAGTGGCTGTAAGTATGTGACAGCCGAACCAATATCGACACCAAAATCTGATGATCGAGATGATGTGCGTGTGGTTTAGGTTTGTATTAACTATTTTTTTAGTACTGTGTCGCAGCTTCATAGCCTCATGTGGTGAAATTATTGCATGACTTTTCTGAGAGTTGACTTGACATTTACTGGGTCTCGGATGAGAGAGAGAGAAAGAACTGGGAACATGAACATTTAGCTGAAGATCCAAGAAAGGAAAGCCCTTTGGATCGATTCCTGTCTTCATTACTGTTACGTACCTTTGATATATAGTTTTACTTGTGCTGTTCCGTTTCACAAACTATATATAGTCCATAGATATGGTGCTGGGAGAGGTCTTTCTTGGGGCATTCCTTCAAGTGCTGCTCGACAGGTTGACCCCTCGAGCAATCATCAACTTTGCAAGCCTACATGGTGTGAGTGTGGACAAGAAGCTCAAGAAATGGAGTTCAACGCTGTCGGCCATCGGAGCTGTGCTGTATGATGCGGAGGAGAAGCAACTTACGAGCGAGGCTGTCAAACTGTGGCTGGATGATCTCAAAGACCTGGCTTATGATGTTGAAGACATCCTAGACAAGTTCTCCATTGAAGTATTCCGACGCAGAGTCAAGGAGCTGCATGGAGCTGCTACAATAAGTAAGGTACGGAGCCTGATCCCCCAAGCTAAATTCAACTTTCAGATGAACTCTAAAATCAAGGAGATCACTGATCGACTCTGAGACATATCTGAACGCAAAGAAGCGCTTCGTTTGAATGATATTGGCATGTCTAGTAGTTATAATAACAGGGTATGGAAAATTCCACCGAGTTCGTGTAGACCAGATGGACCTGTGATCGGAAGGGACTGGGATAAAAGCCAGATTGTTGGATTTTTGTCCGGGGTCGAGCCTTGTGCCATCAATTTTCATGTTGTGGCCATTCTTGGCATGGCAGGAGTTGGAAAGACAACACTTGCAGGACATGTATTCAACGACGACGACGATGCCCTGCAACAGTTTGACATTAAGGTATGGGTGTATGTGTCTGATGACTTCAATATTGTGAGAGTGACAAAGGCAATTCTGGAATCAGTCGCATCGGAGCATTGTAAGTTGAAGGAGTTCAGTAAAGTCCAGGATAATCTCAGTAAGGAGTTGACGGGTAAAAGGTTTCTCATTGTGTTGGATGATGTTTGGGATACTTGTGACTACGATATGTGGACCAAATTGCAATCCCCCTTTCGTGTTGGAGCACTAGGAAGTAAGATATTAGTGACGACGCGCCATGAATCAGTTGCAAGAATGATGGGAGCCATACAAGTTCATAATGTGAATTGTATATCAAGTGATGATTGTTGGCAGGTATTTGAACAACACTCATTCATGAACATTAACAACAGCAGGCCACAGAATTTCGAGCCCCTTCGCGTCAAGATTATTGCTAAATGCAATGGATTGCCATTGGCTGCAAGGACCCTTGGTGGGCTTCTACGCTGCAAAGGAATTGGTGAATGGGAAGAAATATTGGACAACAAATTATGGAGTGTGTCAGATAAGAGTGGTATTCTCCCAGTATTGAAACTGAGCTATCATTCTCTCCCTTCGAACCTAAAGAGATGCTTTGCTTTTTGCTCAATACTTCCAAATGACTATGAATTCAGTGAGAAGCAGTTGATCCTTCTATGGATGGCAGAGGGTTTGATACAACATCCGGAACAAACAAGACAAATGGAAGAATTGGGCAGCGAGTATTTTCAGGAGCTTTTATCTAGGTCATTGTTTCAAAAATCAAACAAGGACAGTTCACAGTATGTTATGCATGACCTCATTAGCGAATTGGCAAGGTGGGCTGCAGGAGAAGTTTGTTTCAGACCGAAGGACTATGTGGATGATAACATGCAACATCTTAGATGTTCTCCAAAAGCTCGACATTCTTCTTACATTTCTGGTGA
Above is a window of Fragaria vesca subsp. vesca linkage group LG7, FraVesHawaii_1.0, whole genome shotgun sequence DNA encoding:
- the LOC101293227 gene encoding uncharacterized protein LOC101293227, with protein sequence MGSVDRADDRTFKVNLTGDSLLKLRDSVGEKLKEFMGDYTDDTLVEYVIVLLKNGRCKEEAKNELNVFLGDDSDSFVSWLWDHLASNTDLHIQPQDSYMEDANKRKSASGDETGINDSHRLSSAPDKVKSNKSSRSRHNREWRGLARDAAEPPPFLSSELGNVQVETKVHSKVSRAKSPSLQPAAQRKRVRPDERQHSKREVASQVNIDAPRRLLQFAVRDALTTSRQSNSTTEPTLKRLRSVVSTSTGDSSLVDPPRRLQSVARVPNSMATVMRAVAEAAEDVTRVKSSGSVFDRLGRGMDVSETSGPLASFREAATEDVDYEEIHERTRSTYLQRSQYIGQYAGNSMLDSETGLPSDSVSDNEGFDDVNVKGHRVADVSQTRTSVGNKGDSSLMVQYSVAKNGDDLRRISTNKDQGQPTAPANNSHKIVNISVNVNAWKPPHYQEPREVAELDDWKSVQDIDAGAPNSDLRLMKENSNPVPVINGNANPAADSQKALSSSTDRAGLYAAGRPLEDADSRTIFVSNVHFAATIDSLSRHFNKFGEVLKVVILTDAATGQPRGSAYVEFMRKEAADNALSLDGTSFMSRILKVVKRSAAHQEAAAPAVTWPRGTRGSPFSTARFSRAPFPRGMTGGYRPRALIKPGARSMQWKRDSQTTPGESGTPVSGMAVPSPTGRSLTYVRTEAKPAGN